From one [Ruminococcus] lactaris ATCC 29176 genomic stretch:
- the tig gene encoding trigger factor, with amino-acid sequence MKKGLMVALAAIAVTVSVAGCGGDGKLSNDYVTVNQYKGLEIAKVEKKEVSDDDVEQTIQSRLLSSGKTDGLTKDGAAEDGDWVNIDYSGSVDGTAFDGGTSTGYDLQLGSGTFLAATDDYKGFEEQIVGHKAGEEFDIQVQFPDPYQNNTDLSGKPADFHIVLNKVYAPAELTDEWVASNDDSYTTVDELRKGLKETMQEYYDSQYDSQVKSEIEDKLLETSEVKKYPDGAVDDKVSQIKESYETTVKNYYGMELSDFITSYLKTTEDDFNTKIEEQAKKTVQLEQALRLIAKKEKLELSDKDYEKEMKTYAKNAGADDVDSYKEQVGEDNLKTMILCDKVLDFLVDNCKQTKDASTSTGTSSTGTSSTDDK; translated from the coding sequence ATGAAAAAAGGATTGATGGTTGCACTTGCTGCAATCGCAGTAACAGTATCCGTTGCCGGTTGCGGTGGGGATGGAAAGCTGTCAAATGATTATGTGACAGTAAACCAGTACAAGGGACTGGAAATAGCAAAAGTGGAGAAGAAAGAAGTCAGTGATGATGATGTGGAACAGACGATCCAGAGCCGTCTTCTTTCTTCAGGAAAAACGGATGGTCTGACAAAGGACGGTGCGGCAGAGGACGGAGACTGGGTAAATATTGATTATTCAGGTTCTGTTGACGGTACAGCTTTTGATGGCGGAACATCCACAGGATATGACCTCCAGCTTGGTTCGGGTACATTTCTTGCTGCGACAGATGACTACAAAGGATTTGAGGAACAGATCGTAGGACATAAGGCAGGAGAAGAATTTGATATCCAGGTACAGTTCCCGGATCCGTATCAGAACAATACAGACCTGTCCGGTAAACCGGCAGATTTCCACATTGTCCTGAATAAGGTTTATGCTCCGGCAGAACTGACAGATGAGTGGGTAGCATCAAACGATGATTCCTATACAACAGTTGATGAGCTTAGAAAAGGTCTGAAGGAGACGATGCAGGAGTACTATGACAGTCAGTATGATTCCCAGGTGAAATCCGAGATTGAGGACAAGCTGCTGGAAACTTCAGAAGTGAAGAAGTACCCGGATGGTGCAGTGGATGATAAAGTTTCTCAGATCAAAGAGAGTTATGAGACGACAGTTAAAAATTACTACGGAATGGAACTCAGCGATTTCATTACGAGTTACCTGAAGACAACAGAGGATGACTTTAATACGAAGATTGAAGAGCAGGCGAAGAAAACGGTTCAGTTAGAGCAGGCACTCAGACTGATCGCCAAGAAAGAGAAGCTGGAGCTTTCTGATAAAGATTATGAGAAAGAAATGAAAACCTATGCTAAAAATGCAGGTGCAGATGATGTGGATTCTTATAAAGAGCAGGTAGGTGAGGATAACCTTAAGACGATGATCTTATGCGATAAAGTGTTGGATTTCCTCGTAGATAACTGCAAGCAGACAAAAGATGCATCCACATCAACAGGTACATCTTCAACAGGTACATCATCTACAGATGATAAATAA
- the cls gene encoding cardiolipin synthase: MLEMLGTGISTMLHFIMDNIVIINIILSLIIVFFERRSPQAVWTWLLLLYFIPIVGFILYLVIGQDFHKSRMFKAKEIEGEVKYAVRRQEETIYKKQLKLANPELDRFRDLMLYNLEAGSAVLTDNNDIRIYTDGKEKFRALIHEMKQAKKYIHMQYYIIRSDELWQEIEPVLIQKAKEGVEVRVLFDSMGCRTMHKKDWNRLKAGGVQIAEFFPALLGKLQLRMNYRNHRKIVVIDGRIGFVGGFNVGREYLGLDEKFGYWRDTHLCIEGAAVTSLAVRFVLDWNYAAKENLFLRDSLFEIPQYVRGGHDPVQIISSGPDSQSKEIHDNYLRLIHHAKDHVYIQTPYFIPDDSILDALKIASQSGIDVRIMIPCKPDHPFVYWATYSYIGEMVAAGAKCYVYDNGFLHAKTLSVDGLVACVGTANMDIRSFALNFEVNATIYSERTVGRLEAAFENDITKCKQVTRKVYDERSLLIRAKEQFSRLLSPLL, from the coding sequence ATGCTTGAAATGCTTGGAACTGGTATATCGACAATGCTTCATTTTATAATGGACAATATTGTCATTATCAATATCATTCTTTCCCTGATTATTGTATTTTTTGAGCGAAGGTCACCACAGGCTGTGTGGACATGGCTGCTGCTGTTGTATTTTATACCGATTGTTGGATTTATCCTGTATCTGGTCATTGGTCAGGATTTCCACAAGAGCAGGATGTTCAAGGCAAAGGAGATTGAGGGAGAAGTCAAATATGCAGTCCGGCGGCAGGAAGAGACGATCTACAAAAAGCAGCTAAAGCTGGCAAATCCGGAACTTGACCGGTTCAGGGATCTGATGTTGTATAATCTGGAGGCCGGAAGTGCTGTGCTTACGGATAATAATGATATCCGTATTTATACAGATGGAAAAGAGAAATTCCGGGCCTTGATCCATGAGATGAAGCAGGCAAAAAAGTACATTCATATGCAGTATTATATTATACGGAGCGATGAGCTGTGGCAGGAGATTGAACCGGTACTGATCCAAAAGGCAAAAGAAGGCGTGGAGGTCAGAGTCTTATTTGACAGTATGGGCTGCAGAACAATGCATAAAAAAGACTGGAACCGGCTGAAGGCGGGCGGTGTACAGATCGCAGAGTTTTTCCCGGCGTTGCTTGGAAAGCTGCAGCTTCGTATGAATTACCGAAACCACAGGAAGATCGTAGTCATAGACGGACGGATCGGATTTGTCGGTGGATTCAATGTAGGCCGTGAATATCTGGGTCTGGATGAGAAGTTTGGCTACTGGCGGGATACGCATCTGTGTATTGAGGGAGCGGCAGTTACGTCACTGGCGGTGCGATTTGTGCTGGACTGGAATTATGCGGCAAAGGAAAACCTCTTTTTAAGAGATTCTCTTTTTGAGATCCCGCAGTATGTACGCGGAGGGCATGACCCGGTGCAGATCATTTCCAGTGGACCGGACTCCCAGTCGAAGGAGATCCATGATAATTATCTCCGGCTGATCCACCATGCAAAGGATCATGTCTATATACAGACACCGTATTTTATTCCGGATGATTCTATTTTAGATGCCCTGAAGATTGCAAGCCAGTCGGGGATTGATGTGCGGATCATGATTCCGTGTAAGCCGGATCATCCATTTGTATACTGGGCAACTTATTCTTACATAGGTGAGATGGTGGCTGCCGGAGCAAAATGCTATGTCTATGATAACGGATTTCTTCATGCGAAGACTTTGTCGGTGGATGGACTGGTGGCGTGCGTTGGGACTGCCAATATGGATATCCGCAGTTTTGCACTGAATTTCGAGGTGAATGCGACGATCTACAGTGAGCGGACAGTCGGAAGGCTGGAGGCAGCATTTGAAAATGATATTACAAAATGTAAGCAGGTTACAAGGAAAGTTTATGATGAACGGAGTTTGCTCATCCGTGCAAAAGAGCAGTTTTCAAGGTTGTTATCCCCACTTTTGTAA